The Brassica oleracea var. oleracea cultivar TO1000 chromosome C6, BOL, whole genome shotgun sequence genome includes a region encoding these proteins:
- the LOC106297161 gene encoding uncharacterized protein LOC106297161, with translation MCSAFLWSCSHNDHTKAKVAWKDVCIPKEEGRLEIRSIIEKLLKLRPVSRQFIRMEVHKGQTVRFWIDPWHPLGRLIDITGAVGTQKLGIHRSARVCEVWDGITWNFRRCRDRQLCNMIQQIEQHHLDFDLSTPDIVLWKNNSSDYREWFSAVDTWHLIRPMRPTQDWSKVLWFPQGMPRFSFITCLAVRNRLSTGDRMRVWGHIQGCLFCGEPNEFWNHFFFACLYTFMVWIEVVGTLLGRDPEPDWENTLDHLTHHRFDFLTSILV, from the exons ATGTGCTCAGCTTTCTTGTGGAGCTGCTCCCATAATGATCACACCAAGGCTAAAGTAGCGTGGAAGGATGTATGCATCCCCAAGGAAGAAGGAAGACTAGAGATAAGAAGCATTATTGAG AAGCTACTGAAGCTCCGGCCGGTTTCACGGCAGTTCATTCGTATGGAGGTTCATAAGGGTCAAACGGTTAGATTCTGGATAGATCCTTGGCACCCTTTGGGTCGACTAATAGATATCACTGGTGCAGTTGGTACCCAGAAGCTTGGTATTCACAGATCAGCCCGAGTATGTGAAGTATGGGATGGGATTACATGGAACTTCCGCAGATGCCGTGATAGGCAGTTATGCAATATGATCCAACAGATCGAGCAACACCATTTGGATTTTGATCTCTCAACCCCTGATATAGTCTTGTGGAAGAATAACTCGTCTGATTATCGGGAGTGGTTTTCAGCAGTGGATACATGGCACTTAATTAGGCCTATGCGTCCTACACAGGATTGGAGTAAAGTGCTTTGGTTCCCTCAGGGAATGCCTAGGTTCTCCTTTATAACTTGTCTTGCTGTGAGAAATAGACTATCTACGGGAGATCGTATGAGGGTTTGGGGTCACATTCAGGGTTGTCTCTTCTGTGGTGAACCGAATGAGTTTTGGAACCACTTTTTCTTTGCTTGCCTTTACACTTTTATGGTTTGGATTGAGGTGGTAGGAACTTTGTTGGGAAGAGATCCGGAGCCGGACTGGGAGAACACTTTGGATCACTTGACACACCACCGGTTTGATTTCCTTACTTCCATCCTCGTATGA